The Plasmodium relictum strain SGS1 genome assembly, chromosome: 8 DNA window taaaaaaaaaataaataaaatatgaaaacgtaaataataattattttatcattttatattatgaatTTAACTACTttcaattctttttttttttttttaagtaaaatactttaaaaataaccTCTTTAAGTAAATTCCTCTAAAAGTGttttactttatattttgaatatttttttatgtaaattttaatttttagaatatttattaaagaaatattaatttaatataaaaaataaattttttttttttttttttgctgtATCATTAACATATTTACTTTTCTAACGAAAATTtactttaagaaaaaaataaaaagatgaTACACTTTtagtataatttaaaatttgctACTAATACTTCTCTATATCATGTAGATGCTGAAGTATTAAATGGGCTACGattctatattatttaaaataatatatatttttttattttacataagtaattatttacttatataaaaataagatactttcttttataattatataaatttttaaatagtttcttattttatataattaattactTTTATCGCACAACATggcaatatatatatatttttttttacaatattcCTTTTAGAAAGTAAaagattaaaaattaaaagattagtttacatatattttaaataatttaaagaaataatacaatataataaagtacataaagaaaatatacatcgtcaaattattaaaaattatttacatgAATTTAAATACAAACATATAcgattataagaaaaaattttaaatgttatataattcattttaaaaaagaaaaaaatacttatttGTTATTTCGtatttgtaaaaaaagaaataagataaaatataGAGAATTATTGTTCACAATAAGCttgataagaaaaaataactaATGAATTCatttgataaattaaaaaaattaatgatataTGAAACAATTTGGaaatatgttaaaaaaaaataatgaactagataatgaatttaaaaaaaaaaaaaaagattaaataGAAAATAGTTAAATAGTTtgataattaattttaaaaaataattttaagtgTGCTATAATAACtgtattaaatatttttaattaaacttTAGcttattattgtttttttgttatttgttatttttttatttctaattttataaatgttctgttcatttatatttaaccTTTATTAAGTCTCTATTATttaattgttatttttaaaattccaAATTTCTAGTAAATTGTTCATCGCATTCTTTGCACTTTATTGTAATTGTTGCATAAAAATGATTATGTTCATGTTTTAAGGTGGATGTATTTACACATTTAtctaccttttttttttttgatgggATTCTAACTTTATCATTTAACGATGTAAAAACTTCAAACTGATATTCACTCATACTACAATCTGTCGAATCACTTCTTAAATCGTAACTATCTTGCGAtggtattttattttttaatgaaattcTTTTACTATTGCTACATTTCCTTACATTTATTCccttttcattaatatagAGACTTTTATATAATCTCGTTAAATAGCCTTCAGTTAAAaccatttttaattattattttttttttttttttattaatttagaTGAAGAGTTTATATCAATATAAGTATGCGCATATACATTCaaatttcaataaaaaaaaagaaaacttttttttttgtcacaGTTAAACTATTTTTACAACACTTACAACTCCAtgaatttacttttttttatcattgaACAATTACATTTCAACCGAAATCAAATTAAGCatcataaataaaattacttattattttttttctcaaaaaaaacaaacaaaaacataaaaaagaaaaaagaaagaaagaaagaaagaaagaaaaaaaaaaaaatcatatgcataaaaataaatgaaaagtaGAATATGCACGCAACGTTACACACACCTATTTAAATTTCATAGGCatcttaaaaataataatctataattcataaattaaataaatatatatatatatattcaatataaaattttttttttaatactatGAACATTTTTTGCTCTTAATattgaaaattaaaatatattagttCGTTTTAAAAAAACTCTACCTATATTATATTCCACTAATAGACTTTCTTTatgttcaaaaaaaataattataaaaccCATtacataaatgaaaaatatgaattataaaaatttaaaatttagaTTAGTTAATAAAACTACCATGAGTTTGATACTTTTTCATTGGAAATTTTTTTCTCAACagctattttaaaaaaaaattagaaaattt harbors:
- a CDS encoding trophozoite stage antigen, putative, encoding MVLTEGYLTRLYKSLYINEKGINVRKCSNSKRISLKNKIPSQDSYDLRSDSTDCSMSEYQFEVFTSLNDKVRIPSKKKKVDKCVNTSTLKHEHNHFYATITIKCKECDEQFTRNLEF